Proteins encoded by one window of Winogradskyella sp. PG-2:
- a CDS encoding SDR family NAD(P)-dependent oxidoreductase, whose protein sequence is MKKVALITGATSGIGRATAHEFAKHGINLVLCGRRQQRLDSVKKALSRLTDVHTLNFDVRDRKKTLDAIASLPEAFQDIDILINNAGNAHGLDPIQTGSLDDWDAMMDINVKGLLYVSKAIIPSMTKRNSGHIINIGSSAGKEVYPNGNVYCGSKHAVLAITEGMRIDLNPYGIKVGAINPGLVETEFSEVRFKGDTAADDVYKGYKALQAEDVADVIYFAISRPAHVNIADVLMFCTSQASSTIVKKSL, encoded by the coding sequence ATGAAAAAAGTAGCCTTAATAACAGGAGCAACTAGTGGAATTGGTAGAGCTACGGCTCATGAGTTTGCTAAACATGGTATCAACTTAGTTTTATGTGGTCGGAGACAACAACGTCTCGATAGTGTAAAAAAAGCGCTGTCAAGACTAACTGATGTACACACTCTAAATTTTGATGTACGCGATAGAAAAAAAACCTTAGATGCAATAGCCTCATTACCTGAAGCATTTCAGGATATTGATATTCTTATTAATAATGCAGGCAATGCTCATGGTTTAGACCCAATACAAACAGGAAGTTTAGATGATTGGGACGCCATGATGGATATTAATGTAAAAGGATTACTCTATGTTAGTAAAGCTATAATTCCTAGTATGACAAAACGAAACTCAGGTCATATTATTAATATTGGTTCCTCTGCAGGAAAAGAAGTTTATCCTAATGGAAATGTGTATTGCGGAAGCAAACATGCTGTTTTAGCTATTACGGAAGGTATGCGTATAGATTTAAATCCATATGGAATTAAAGTTGGTGCCATTAATCCTGGTTTGGTTGAAACCGAATTTTCTGAAGTCCGTTTTAAAGGAGATACTGCTGCTGACGATGTCTATAAAGGTTATAAAGCATTGCAAGCTGAAGATGTTGCCGACGTCATTTATTTTGCAATATCAAGACCTGCACATGTTAATATTGCTGATGTATTAATGTTTTGTACTTCTCAGGCTAGTTCTACTATCGTAAAGAAATCACTATGA